One genomic region from Sphingobacterium sp. UGAL515B_05 encodes:
- a CDS encoding SusC/RagA family TonB-linked outer membrane protein: protein MAKQLTLLITSVLACTYMANAQNRTVSGTVVDSQGKPIPQVSIKLKNRSGGTTTDDQGRFSIAVFPKSTLVLSSVGFLNKEQDVDGQTTLNITMDSGNTELTEVVVIGYGTASRKDVTGSIASVKAEQLENENPQSVADLLKGNIAGLSVSQNTSAKGGGDLLVRGKTTLSASTSPLIVLDGIIYNGQLSDINPNDIQTIDVLKDASSLAVYGAKAATGVVAITTKKGTSDKPVLTANTNWGLATLARNQRVYDGPGFLKWRADVGRAGGTRPSYFYDDPLNLPSDVTFDQWLSGGNKDLDPVDIWLDRLGLVANEKANYMAGKTIDWYDEIFRTGIRQDHTVSMSGRKEDVNYYMSVGYNKNQNLIEGGEFSTFRARLNLEGKVTNFLRMGANVQYADRDEGAIEADWAQLTNLSPYGDKYNADGTLRRIPTDDSGLNARNPFLNMTYNDRMNKQNTLFASLFAKVNLPFGITYQFNFSPGIDMYRTFNHNSSANPNVTIAGGSASRDQETRYNWQIDNLLKWNRKFAEIHSVDVTLLANSEKYQTWWTQAANQGFVPGDYLGYHNLASGNLPTVNSEDKVYTGDALMARVNYSLMDRYNLTLSVRRDGYSVFGVNSKRATFPAVAGAWTFSEESFMKNLSWLNFGKLRLSYGINGNRDLRNPDNGTVDPYAALSQLTVNKYQTVDANGTPAEVNTVVVGSRMGNENLKWEQTTSLNAGLDFSIFKDRISGSVDVYSKRTNDLLVKQTLSSVSGYQFVYSNLAEVKNKGLEVSLTSRNIVDGNIKWNSNFILSLNRNKISRLATPNNDPGNGWFIGQDIDVIWDYKVLGVWQENEVEEAKKYTKASIRPGDFKLEDVNGDYVYNDEDKQFIGYTSPRFTWSLRNEFNLFKNFDFSFQLISNWGQKKQFNQAKNNPGSVGFMRSTSYVQPYWTPENPSNDYARLGSGANGTSFNVYWKNSFIRLNNISLAYSLPKPVSERLKVRNLKVYMNVNNAAVYAPVWNYWDPQNDGPTPRYYTLGLNVSL from the coding sequence TAAGGAGCAGGACGTCGATGGACAGACAACGTTGAACATAACCATGGACTCGGGCAATACCGAATTGACCGAAGTTGTTGTCATCGGTTATGGAACCGCTTCCCGAAAGGATGTCACGGGCTCCATTGCAAGTGTAAAAGCTGAACAGCTTGAAAATGAGAATCCGCAGAGTGTTGCGGATCTGCTAAAAGGGAACATCGCAGGTCTGAGCGTTTCACAAAATACTTCTGCGAAAGGAGGCGGAGATCTATTGGTACGTGGTAAAACCACGCTCAGTGCCTCGACTTCACCATTGATCGTATTGGATGGGATCATCTACAATGGGCAGCTTTCTGATATTAACCCCAATGACATACAGACCATAGATGTCCTGAAGGATGCGAGCTCCTTGGCTGTTTATGGTGCTAAAGCTGCTACAGGGGTAGTTGCCATTACCACCAAAAAAGGAACAAGCGATAAACCCGTGTTGACGGCGAATACCAACTGGGGATTAGCTACTCTAGCACGTAATCAACGTGTTTACGATGGTCCTGGTTTTCTGAAATGGCGAGCGGATGTGGGAAGAGCTGGTGGTACAAGGCCATCCTATTTTTATGACGATCCGCTTAACCTCCCTTCCGACGTGACATTTGATCAATGGCTTTCCGGGGGAAATAAAGATTTGGATCCAGTAGATATTTGGTTAGATAGGCTTGGTCTAGTGGCGAATGAAAAAGCCAACTACATGGCGGGTAAGACCATAGATTGGTACGATGAGATCTTTAGAACAGGAATTCGTCAGGATCATACGGTAAGTATGAGCGGAAGAAAGGAAGATGTCAATTACTACATGTCGGTTGGGTATAACAAAAATCAAAATCTGATCGAGGGTGGTGAATTCAGTACATTTCGGGCGCGATTGAATCTCGAAGGTAAGGTGACGAACTTTCTGCGTATGGGGGCCAATGTGCAATATGCTGATCGCGACGAAGGGGCAATTGAGGCCGACTGGGCACAGTTAACAAATCTATCGCCTTATGGTGATAAATACAATGCGGATGGTACATTAAGAAGGATTCCGACCGATGATAGCGGATTGAATGCCCGTAATCCTTTTCTAAATATGACCTACAATGACCGGATGAACAAGCAGAATACCCTTTTTGCAAGTCTCTTTGCAAAAGTGAACTTGCCTTTTGGTATTACTTATCAGTTCAACTTTAGTCCCGGGATTGATATGTATCGTACCTTCAACCATAACTCCTCAGCAAATCCCAATGTGACTATTGCTGGTGGCTCGGCAAGTCGTGATCAGGAAACGCGTTATAATTGGCAAATCGATAATCTCCTGAAATGGAACCGGAAATTTGCTGAAATCCACAGTGTGGATGTAACCCTTTTGGCAAATTCTGAAAAATATCAAACTTGGTGGACGCAGGCGGCAAATCAAGGTTTTGTCCCCGGGGACTATCTTGGCTATCATAATCTGGCCAGTGGTAATCTGCCTACCGTTAATAGCGAGGATAAAGTATATACCGGGGACGCCCTGATGGCACGGGTTAATTATAGTCTTATGGATCGCTATAATTTGACCTTATCGGTGCGTAGAGACGGTTACTCGGTGTTCGGCGTCAATAGTAAGAGAGCGACTTTTCCGGCAGTAGCTGGAGCCTGGACCTTTTCCGAAGAATCGTTTATGAAAAATCTTTCCTGGCTAAATTTCGGTAAACTTCGACTTTCATATGGTATCAACGGTAACAGGGATCTTCGTAATCCAGATAATGGAACAGTGGATCCTTATGCCGCTTTATCGCAACTGACGGTCAATAAATACCAGACCGTCGATGCCAACGGTACACCGGCTGAGGTCAATACAGTAGTGGTCGGTTCGCGAATGGGAAATGAAAATCTCAAATGGGAGCAAACCACCTCACTCAATGCAGGATTGGATTTTTCAATTTTCAAGGATCGAATCAGCGGCTCAGTAGATGTGTATAGTAAAAGGACAAATGATCTATTGGTTAAACAAACGCTTTCCAGTGTATCAGGCTACCAGTTTGTTTATTCCAACTTGGCTGAGGTGAAAAATAAAGGACTCGAAGTCAGTTTGACAAGTCGAAATATTGTCGACGGAAATATCAAATGGAACTCCAATTTTATTCTCTCCTTGAACCGAAATAAGATTTCACGTCTTGCAACACCAAATAATGACCCCGGCAACGGTTGGTTTATAGGACAGGATATCGATGTCATATGGGATTATAAAGTATTGGGCGTATGGCAGGAAAATGAGGTCGAGGAGGCTAAAAAGTATACAAAAGCAAGTATACGTCCCGGCGATTTCAAATTGGAAGATGTGAACGGCGATTATGTCTATAATGATGAAGACAAGCAATTTATAGGTTACACTTCGCCACGTTTTACTTGGTCCTTACGGAATGAGTTTAACTTGTTCAAGAACTTCGACTTTTCATTTCAGTTGATTTCTAATTGGGGTCAGAAAAAACAATTTAATCAGGCGAAGAACAATCCCGGAAGTGTGGGCTTTATGCGTTCAACGTCTTACGTTCAACCGTATTGGACGCCCGAAAATCCGAGCAACGACTATGCGCGCTTAGGAAGCGGCGCGAACGGAACAAGTTTCAATGTGTATTGGAAAAATAGTTTTATACGTCTGAACAATATATCGCTGGCCTACTCTCTGCCGAAACCGGTATCAGAACGACTTAAAGTAAGAAACCTGAAAGTATATATGAACGTCAACAATGCTGCGGTATATGCACCGGTTTGGAACTATTGGGATCCACAGAACGACGGTCCTACGCCGCGATATTATACACTAGGTTTGAATGTATCTCTTTAA